The nucleotide sequence GACTGACCGCACAGCAGCAGATTGGCCGGTTCGTAGATCAGGCCGAAGTTCGCGCGGCAGATCCGCGCGAGCACCGCGAGTTGCCCCTCGACTTCTTCGAAGAGACTGTTCGTATGGCACTGGTGTGCGAGCCGGATGCCCCGTTCGCGGGCCTCGTCTGCTGCCCGCGCCGCCGCGGCGATGTCGTCTTCCTGCTTGAGGCAGACGCGGATCAGCGTCGTGCCGAGCGCCCCGGCCACGTCGAGATGGGGGCCGATCTTGCGCAGGTTGTTCGGCCCCCGATCGTTGTTGAGCGGCACGTCGTAATCGGTCGTCGCCATCGAGACGGCCAGTCCATGCTCGTCGGCGACCTTTCGCATGCGGCGCAGCTCGTCGAGCGGCGTTTGTACTCCCCCGGCCGACGCGCGCAGGCAGATGGCCTCGTAGCCGGCGTGATGGGCCATGCCGCAGAACTGCTCGAACGAGCAAAGCAGACGGTCCTTCGTCGGCGCCTCGGCGGCGCGGGTGGAGAGAGACAAACGCATCGAGCGCATCCGGACAGCGAAAGAAGGAGGCGAACTGCAACCCTAACGGCACCTGATAGCGGGGTCAAGCAATCGAACGGCATGCCGTTCGCGCGCGTAGGTCAGGTACGCCGTACCTGACAATCAATAGAGTGGCGACATCGAACATTGTCAGGTACAGCGTACCTAACCTACAAGAACAACAACGTCATGAGGACGAGAATCGGCAGCAGTATGCTCACGCTGTAGACCATGTAGCCGAAAAAGCCGGGCATGCGGACCCCGGCT is from Pirellulales bacterium and encodes:
- a CDS encoding sugar phosphate isomerase/epimerase — encoded protein: MRLSLSTRAAEAPTKDRLLCSFEQFCGMAHHAGYEAICLRASAGGVQTPLDELRRMRKVADEHGLAVSMATTDYDVPLNNDRGPNNLRKIGPHLDVAGALGTTLIRVCLKQEDDIAAAARAADEARERGIRLAHQCHTNSLFEEVEGQLAVLARICRANFGLIYEPANLLLCGQSYGRETLKRLAPHIMNVYLQNHRLGPDGESKLPTRVRGEVSYFDIPLWQSGGIDFDEVFAGLRTIGYDGTITVHQSGAARSTPEDTATKSADFLRRYVS